One Georgenia wutianyii DNA segment encodes these proteins:
- the selD gene encoding selenide, water dikinase SelD, with amino-acid sequence MTTTTPPALRLTQYAAGGGCACKVPPGELERVLGTLPLSTHPDLVVGLENGDDAAVVRIDGTRAVIATADFFTPVVDDPYDWGRIAAANALSDVYAMGGTPVVAVNLLTWPRDRIPFDVAAEVLRGGAAVCAEAGTVLGGGHSVDGPEPKYGQAVTGIADTARLLRNDAGRAGLPLTLTKPLGLGVLNNRHKATGERFEEAVAVMTTLNREASAAALAAGVEAATDVTGFGLLGHLFKLARASGVSAVVDAAAVPYLEGARASLAAGFVPGGSRRNLDWVRPHLLPEVEEDELLLLADAQTSGGLLVVGELPGHPVVGELVPAQEWTVRVR; translated from the coding sequence GTGACGACCACCACTCCGCCCGCCCTGCGCCTCACCCAGTACGCCGCCGGGGGCGGCTGCGCCTGCAAGGTGCCGCCCGGTGAGCTCGAACGGGTGCTGGGCACCCTTCCGCTCAGCACCCACCCCGACCTCGTCGTCGGCCTGGAGAACGGCGACGACGCCGCTGTCGTGCGCATCGACGGCACCCGCGCCGTCATCGCCACCGCGGACTTCTTCACCCCCGTCGTCGACGACCCGTACGACTGGGGCCGCATCGCCGCGGCGAACGCGCTGTCCGACGTCTACGCGATGGGCGGCACACCGGTGGTCGCGGTCAACCTCCTCACCTGGCCGCGAGACCGCATCCCCTTCGACGTCGCCGCCGAGGTGCTGCGCGGCGGCGCGGCGGTGTGCGCGGAGGCGGGCACGGTGCTCGGCGGCGGGCACAGCGTCGACGGGCCCGAGCCGAAGTACGGGCAGGCGGTCACCGGGATCGCGGACACCGCGCGGCTGCTGCGCAACGACGCCGGCCGCGCCGGGCTGCCGCTCACGCTCACCAAGCCGCTCGGGCTCGGCGTCCTCAACAACCGGCACAAGGCCACGGGGGAGCGGTTCGAGGAGGCCGTCGCGGTCATGACGACGCTCAACCGGGAGGCCTCGGCCGCGGCGCTCGCCGCGGGCGTCGAGGCGGCCACCGACGTCACCGGCTTCGGGCTGCTCGGCCACCTCTTCAAGCTCGCCCGGGCGAGCGGGGTGAGCGCCGTCGTCGACGCCGCCGCGGTGCCCTACCTCGAGGGTGCGCGCGCGTCGCTGGCCGCCGGGTTCGTCCCGGGCGGCAGCCGCCGCAACCTCGACTGGGTGCGCCCCCACCTCCTGCCCGAGGTCGAGGAGGACGAGCTCCTCCTCCTCGCCGACGCGCAGACCTCCGGCGGGCTGCTCGTCGTCGGGGAGCTGCCGGGGCACCCGGTGGTCGGCGAGCTCGTCCCGGCGCAGGAGTGGACGGTGCGGGTGCGCTGA
- the fdh gene encoding formate dehydrogenase, with product MTTFLSWPVLRQLTGPDVLGRGLAARSRRTEEITPRTATADRVARSVCPYCAVGCGQRVFVKDEQVVQIEGDPDSPISRGRLCPKGSASKSLVTGANRLDKVRYRRPHGTEWEDLDLDVAMEMIADRVLATRAATWQQTDAEGRHLRRTMGIAALGGATLDNEENYLIKKLFTAMGAVQIENQARIUHSATVPGLGTSFGRGGATNFQQDLANADCIVIQGSNMAEAHPVGFQWVMEAKRRGAKVMHVDPRFTRTSALADTFVPIRVGTDIVFLGAIVNHILSNELDFREYVLAYTNASSILSEDYLDTEDLDGLFSGFDPETRTYDTATWQYAGAEAAGVDEDDAAADRSTASGMQHESHGMPVPEEHERDETLQHPRCVYQVLKRHFARYTPELVEEACGVSREQLREVAEAWVAASGRERTTALVYSVGWTQHSVGAQYIRTGAIIQLLLGNMGRPGGGIMALRGHASIQGSTDIPTLFNLLPGYLVMPDARRHPDLASWVQDMSMPGRKGLWGNGAAYAVSLLKAYWGEAATEDNDWCYDHLPRIDGDHGTYRTVLDMIEGKVKGYFLLGQNPAVGSAHGRAQRLGLANLEWLVVRDLYEIESASFWKDSPEIETGEIVTEECATEVFLLPAASHVEKEGTFTQTQRMLQWREKAVDPTGDRRSELWFFYHLGRIVRERLAARGEERDRPLLDLTWDYPVHGEHDEPSAEAVLREINGVDVATGRPLSTFTELRADGSTAGGCWIYTGVYADGVNQAARRRPGAEQSWVAPEWGWVWPANRRILYNRASADPDGRPWSERKAYVWWDEEAGEWTGHDVPDIERTKPPSYRHEPGAVGVDALDGTDAFVMQGDGRGALFVPNGLLDGPLPTHYEPVESPFGNPLYGQQANPTRVEYREQVNPIHPSPPAEDPQVFPFVFTTSRLTEHHTAGAMSRQLEYLAELQPEMFVEVSPALARERGLEHLGWCHVVTARAAVEGRVVVTDRLRPLRVAGRVVHQVWLPYHWGSKGLVTGDSTNDLFGISLDPNVLIQETKAGTCDVRPGRRPRGAALLDLLEGYRTRAGTADRRPIVTADPRAVTRSAGRADAPHRPEEGS from the coding sequence ATGACGACGTTCCTCAGCTGGCCGGTGCTGCGGCAGCTCACCGGGCCGGACGTGCTCGGCCGAGGCCTGGCCGCCAGGTCGCGCAGGACCGAGGAGATCACCCCGCGCACCGCGACCGCCGACCGCGTGGCCCGCAGCGTGTGCCCCTACTGCGCCGTCGGGTGCGGGCAGCGGGTCTTCGTCAAGGACGAGCAGGTCGTCCAGATCGAGGGGGACCCGGACAGCCCGATCTCCCGCGGCAGGTTGTGCCCCAAGGGCTCGGCGAGCAAGAGCCTGGTCACCGGGGCGAACCGGCTCGACAAGGTCCGCTACCGGCGCCCCCACGGCACCGAGTGGGAGGACCTCGACCTCGACGTCGCGATGGAGATGATCGCCGACCGCGTCCTGGCCACCCGGGCCGCCACGTGGCAGCAGACCGACGCCGAGGGACGCCACCTGCGGCGCACGATGGGCATCGCGGCGCTCGGCGGGGCGACCCTGGACAACGAGGAGAACTACCTCATCAAGAAACTCTTCACGGCGATGGGCGCCGTGCAGATCGAGAACCAGGCACGTATTTGACACTCCGCCACGGTCCCCGGTCTGGGGACCAGCTTCGGCCGAGGAGGGGCCACCAACTTCCAGCAGGACCTCGCGAACGCGGACTGCATCGTCATCCAGGGGTCGAACATGGCCGAGGCGCACCCGGTGGGCTTCCAGTGGGTGATGGAGGCCAAGCGGCGCGGCGCCAAGGTCATGCACGTCGACCCCAGGTTCACCCGCACGAGCGCGCTCGCGGACACCTTCGTGCCGATCCGGGTGGGCACCGACATCGTGTTCCTCGGCGCGATCGTCAACCACATCCTCAGCAACGAGCTCGACTTCCGCGAGTACGTCCTGGCCTACACCAACGCCTCCTCGATCCTCTCGGAGGACTACCTCGACACCGAGGACCTCGACGGCCTGTTCTCCGGCTTCGACCCCGAGACGCGCACCTACGACACCGCGACGTGGCAGTACGCGGGCGCGGAGGCGGCGGGCGTGGACGAGGACGACGCCGCCGCGGACCGGTCTACCGCCTCGGGCATGCAGCACGAGTCCCACGGCATGCCGGTGCCCGAGGAGCACGAGCGTGACGAGACGCTCCAGCACCCGCGGTGCGTCTACCAGGTGCTCAAGCGGCACTTCGCCCGCTACACCCCCGAGCTCGTCGAGGAGGCGTGCGGGGTGAGCCGTGAGCAGCTGCGGGAGGTGGCCGAGGCGTGGGTGGCGGCCTCGGGCCGGGAGCGGACCACCGCTCTGGTCTACAGCGTGGGCTGGACCCAGCACAGCGTCGGCGCCCAGTACATCCGCACCGGCGCGATCATCCAGCTGCTGCTGGGCAACATGGGCCGCCCGGGCGGGGGGATCATGGCGCTGCGCGGCCACGCGAGCATCCAGGGCTCCACCGACATCCCCACCCTGTTCAACCTGCTGCCCGGCTACCTCGTCATGCCCGACGCCCGCCGCCACCCCGACCTCGCGTCGTGGGTGCAGGACATGAGCATGCCCGGTCGCAAGGGCTTGTGGGGCAACGGCGCCGCCTACGCCGTCAGCCTGCTCAAGGCCTACTGGGGGGAGGCGGCCACCGAGGACAACGACTGGTGCTACGACCACCTGCCACGCATCGACGGCGACCACGGCACCTACCGCACCGTCCTGGACATGATCGAGGGCAAGGTCAAGGGGTACTTCCTCCTCGGGCAGAACCCCGCGGTCGGCTCGGCCCACGGCCGGGCCCAGCGCCTGGGGCTGGCGAACCTCGAGTGGCTCGTCGTGCGCGACCTCTACGAGATCGAGAGCGCCTCGTTCTGGAAGGACTCCCCGGAGATCGAGACCGGGGAGATCGTCACCGAGGAGTGCGCCACCGAGGTCTTCCTCCTGCCCGCCGCCTCGCACGTGGAGAAGGAGGGCACCTTCACCCAGACGCAGCGGATGCTCCAGTGGCGCGAGAAGGCCGTCGACCCCACCGGGGACCGCCGCTCGGAGCTGTGGTTCTTCTACCACCTCGGTCGGATCGTGCGGGAGCGGCTGGCGGCCCGCGGGGAGGAGCGTGACCGCCCGCTCCTCGACCTCACGTGGGACTACCCGGTCCACGGCGAGCACGACGAGCCGAGCGCCGAGGCGGTGCTCCGGGAGATCAACGGCGTCGACGTCGCGACCGGGCGGCCGCTGTCCACGTTCACCGAGCTGCGCGCCGACGGCTCCACCGCCGGCGGCTGCTGGATCTACACCGGCGTGTACGCCGACGGCGTCAACCAGGCCGCGCGCCGCAGGCCCGGGGCCGAGCAGTCGTGGGTGGCCCCGGAGTGGGGCTGGGTGTGGCCGGCGAACCGGCGGATCCTCTACAACCGCGCCTCGGCCGACCCGGACGGCCGGCCGTGGAGCGAGCGCAAGGCCTACGTGTGGTGGGACGAGGAGGCCGGCGAGTGGACCGGGCACGACGTGCCCGACATCGAGCGGACCAAGCCGCCGTCCTACCGCCACGAGCCCGGCGCCGTCGGCGTCGACGCGCTCGACGGCACCGACGCCTTCGTCATGCAGGGTGACGGTCGCGGTGCGCTGTTCGTCCCGAACGGGCTCCTCGACGGCCCCCTGCCCACCCACTACGAGCCGGTCGAGTCCCCGTTCGGCAACCCGCTCTACGGCCAGCAGGCCAACCCCACCCGGGTGGAGTACCGCGAGCAGGTCAACCCCATCCACCCGAGCCCGCCGGCCGAGGACCCGCAGGTCTTCCCGTTCGTCTTCACGACGAGCCGGCTCACCGAGCACCACACCGCCGGGGCGATGAGCCGCCAGCTGGAGTACCTCGCCGAGCTGCAGCCGGAGATGTTCGTCGAGGTCTCCCCGGCGCTCGCGCGCGAACGAGGCCTCGAGCACCTCGGCTGGTGCCACGTCGTCACCGCGCGCGCCGCCGTCGAGGGCCGCGTCGTCGTCACCGACCGGCTGCGGCCGCTGCGGGTCGCCGGGCGGGTGGTCCACCAGGTGTGGCTGCCCTACCACTGGGGGAGCAAGGGCCTGGTCACCGGGGACTCGACGAACGACCTGTTCGGCATCAGCCTGGACCCCAACGTCCTCATCCAGGAGACGAAGGCCGGCACCTGCGACGTGCGCCCCGGCCGGCGGCCGCGCGGCGCCGCCCTGCTCGACCTGCTCGAGGGCTACCGCACCCGCGCCGGGACGGCGGACCGCCGTCCGATCGTCACCGCCGACCCCCGGGCCGTCACCAGGTCCGCCGGCCGCGCCGACGCGCCGCACCGACCCGAGGAGGGCAGCTGA
- the selA gene encoding L-seryl-tRNA(Sec) selenium transferase, which translates to MPDPRRATPRTDTVLADPALTAAAGRLGPALVRDVVHDVLAACRTGLVEPGDVAGVVLASLPATATTLRPVLNATGVLVHTNLGRAPLSPAAVEALAVAAGTSDVELDLSSGRRGRRGRGALDALARAVPDAGAVHVVNNGAAALALVTLALAAGRRVVVARGELVEIGDGFRIPELLESVGARLREVGTTNRVRLEDYAEAVDENVAFVLKVHPSNFRVTGFTSAVPVEQLASLPVPVVVDIGSGLLAPHPRLPEEPTAAAALRAGATVVTASGDKLLGGPQCGLLLGEAGVVEGLRRHPFARALRVDKLTLAALEATLRGPLPPVRAALEADPAELLRRARALAAALAPDVPAEAVESVGAVGGGGAPGVELPSAAVAVDERWALPLRTGATPVLGRAHRGRLLLDLLAVPADQDEALVRAVRAAAGAP; encoded by the coding sequence GTGCCCGACCCCCGGCGTGCGACGCCGCGCACCGACACGGTCCTGGCCGACCCTGCCCTCACCGCCGCCGCCGGCCGCCTCGGGCCGGCCCTCGTCCGCGACGTCGTCCACGACGTCCTCGCCGCGTGCCGCACGGGCCTGGTCGAGCCGGGCGACGTCGCCGGCGTCGTCCTCGCGTCCCTGCCGGCGACGGCGACGACGCTGCGTCCCGTCCTCAACGCCACCGGCGTGCTCGTCCACACCAACCTCGGCCGCGCGCCGCTGTCGCCCGCCGCCGTCGAGGCGCTCGCCGTCGCGGCCGGGACGAGCGATGTCGAGCTCGACCTGTCCTCCGGACGGCGTGGGCGGCGCGGCCGGGGGGCGCTGGACGCCCTGGCCCGGGCGGTGCCGGACGCCGGAGCCGTGCACGTGGTGAACAACGGGGCGGCGGCGCTCGCGCTCGTCACCCTCGCTCTGGCCGCCGGGCGGCGCGTCGTCGTCGCGCGCGGCGAGCTCGTCGAGATCGGCGACGGGTTCCGCATCCCCGAGCTGCTCGAGTCGGTCGGGGCCCGGCTGCGGGAGGTCGGGACGACCAACCGGGTGCGGCTGGAGGACTACGCGGAGGCGGTCGACGAAAACGTCGCGTTCGTCCTCAAGGTGCACCCCTCGAACTTCCGGGTCACCGGCTTCACCTCCGCGGTGCCCGTCGAGCAGCTGGCGAGCCTCCCGGTGCCCGTCGTCGTCGACATCGGGTCCGGGCTGCTCGCACCCCACCCGCGACTGCCCGAGGAGCCCACCGCCGCTGCCGCGCTGCGGGCGGGTGCCACCGTCGTCACCGCCTCGGGGGACAAGCTCCTCGGCGGCCCGCAGTGCGGGCTGCTGCTCGGCGAGGCCGGCGTCGTCGAGGGCCTGCGGCGCCACCCCTTCGCCCGCGCGCTGCGCGTCGACAAGCTCACGCTGGCCGCGCTCGAGGCGACCCTGCGGGGGCCGCTCCCGCCGGTCCGGGCCGCGCTGGAGGCCGACCCCGCCGAGCTGCTGCGCCGGGCGCGGGCGCTCGCCGCCGCCCTCGCCCCCGACGTCCCGGCCGAGGCCGTGGAGAGCGTCGGCGCCGTCGGCGGGGGCGGGGCGCCGGGCGTCGAGCTGCCCAGCGCCGCCGTCGCCGTGGACGAGCGGTGGGCCCTCCCGCTGCGCACCGGGGCCACGCCCGTGCTCGGCCGCGCGCACCGCGGGCGGCTGCTGCTCGACCTCCTCGCCGTGCCCGCCGACCAGGACGAGGCCCTCGTCCGGGCCGTGCGCGCCGCCGCCGGGGCCCCGTGA
- a CDS encoding selenocysteine-specific translation elongation factor → MRVVATAGHVDHGKSALVRALTGGEPDRLEEERRRGLSIELGYAWTTLPGAGEVAFVDVPGHERFITTTLAGLGPVPAVLFVVAADDPWMPQAAEHLAALDALGVDRGVLAVTRADLADPAPARERALDQLSVTSLAGARAVAVSARTGDGLAELREALVEMLATLPQPSAEVPVRLWVDRSFTMPGAGTVVTGTLPAGRVRPGDGLTSLRGGHRVRVVHSLGRAVEEVTGTARVALNLSGDVERGDVLVTPGAWEHTEVLDVRLGPTRLGRGDPPRRPLLHVGSAALPVHHRPLAEGLARLTVERPLPLRVGDRLLLRDPGTRRLWAVTVLDPAPPPLRRRGAARLRAAALADADGRADLGAEVARRGLVEAELLTRIGVPADGAAPGVVRAGGWLLSTARLAEAAREAAAVVREHARAAPLEPALTLPALAERLGLPGPEVAAAVVHDPLRVEAGRVVEAAAACVPAEVVAAVEALSAHLDAEPFAAPTAAELEALGLVPKVLAAAARAGLVLRPAPGIVLLADAADRAVEVLATLPGPFSASEARQALRTSRRVALPLLVHLDRTGRTRRLPDDRRHLT, encoded by the coding sequence ATGCGGGTCGTCGCGACGGCGGGACACGTCGACCACGGCAAGTCCGCCCTCGTCCGCGCGCTGACCGGCGGCGAGCCGGACCGGCTCGAGGAGGAGCGCCGGCGCGGGCTGTCGATCGAGCTCGGCTACGCGTGGACCACGCTGCCGGGCGCGGGTGAGGTCGCGTTCGTCGACGTCCCGGGGCACGAGCGGTTCATCACGACGACCCTCGCCGGCCTCGGCCCGGTCCCGGCCGTCCTCTTCGTCGTCGCCGCGGACGACCCGTGGATGCCGCAGGCCGCCGAGCACCTCGCCGCCCTCGACGCGCTCGGGGTGGACCGCGGGGTCCTCGCCGTCACCCGCGCCGACCTCGCCGACCCCGCCCCCGCCCGCGAACGCGCCCTCGACCAGCTGAGCGTCACCTCGCTGGCCGGCGCCCGGGCCGTGGCGGTGAGCGCGCGGACCGGGGACGGGCTGGCGGAGCTGCGGGAGGCGCTCGTCGAGATGCTCGCCACGCTGCCCCAGCCGTCGGCCGAGGTCCCGGTCCGGTTGTGGGTGGACCGCAGCTTCACCATGCCCGGGGCGGGGACCGTCGTCACCGGCACCCTGCCCGCCGGGCGGGTGCGCCCCGGCGACGGGCTCACCTCGTTGCGCGGCGGGCACCGTGTCCGCGTCGTCCACTCCCTCGGCCGGGCGGTCGAGGAGGTCACCGGCACGGCGCGCGTCGCGCTCAACCTCTCCGGCGACGTCGAGCGCGGCGACGTGCTCGTCACGCCCGGGGCGTGGGAGCACACCGAGGTGCTCGACGTGCGTCTCGGACCCACCCGCCTGGGCCGCGGCGACCCGCCGCGGCGCCCGCTCCTCCACGTCGGCTCGGCCGCGCTCCCCGTGCACCACCGCCCGCTCGCCGAGGGCCTGGCACGGCTCACGGTCGAGCGTCCGCTGCCGCTGCGGGTGGGCGACCGGCTGCTGCTGCGCGACCCCGGCACGCGCCGCCTGTGGGCGGTCACCGTGCTCGACCCCGCTCCCCCGCCGCTGCGCCGGCGCGGTGCCGCGCGGCTGCGGGCCGCGGCGCTCGCCGACGCCGACGGGCGGGCCGACCTCGGCGCCGAGGTCGCCCGGCGCGGGCTGGTCGAGGCCGAGCTGCTCACCCGGATCGGGGTGCCGGCGGACGGTGCCGCACCGGGAGTCGTGCGGGCCGGCGGGTGGCTGCTCAGCACCGCCCGACTCGCCGAGGCCGCGCGCGAGGCCGCCGCCGTCGTCCGTGAGCACGCGCGGGCCGCGCCGCTCGAGCCCGCACTCACCCTGCCCGCGCTCGCCGAACGGCTCGGGCTGCCCGGGCCCGAGGTCGCGGCCGCCGTCGTCCACGACCCGCTGCGGGTCGAGGCGGGGCGCGTCGTCGAGGCCGCTGCGGCGTGCGTGCCCGCCGAGGTCGTCGCGGCGGTGGAGGCGCTCTCCGCACACCTGGACGCCGAGCCGTTCGCCGCGCCCACCGCCGCCGAGCTCGAGGCCCTCGGGCTCGTGCCCAAGGTACTGGCGGCCGCGGCGCGGGCCGGCCTCGTGCTGCGCCCGGCCCCGGGCATCGTGCTCCTGGCCGACGCCGCCGACCGCGCCGTCGAGGTCCTCGCGACGCTGCCCGGGCCGTTCAGTGCGAGCGAGGCGCGGCAGGCGCTGCGCACGAGCCGGCGGGTGGCGCTGCCGCTGCTCGTCCACCTCGACCGCACCGGTCGCACCCGCCGCCTCCCCGACGACCGCCGCCACCTCACCTGA
- a CDS encoding 4Fe-4S dicluster domain-containing protein — MAGRNSLFGPVDPARDAGYADPPPRKGFFTDTSVCIGCKACEVACKEWNLIPGGEDYDLLGQSFDNTGALGANSWRHVAFVEQRRPAVDLGMPGSGPPVTTPEPTVTAPDLLMADEDDAASGLRWLMASNVCKHCTHAGCLDVCPTGALFRTEFGTVVVQADVCNGCGYCVAACPYGVIERRRGPQGAPNVGVAQKCTLCYDRLGDGLTPACAQACPTESIQYGDVEELRERAERRREELHEQGVAEARLYGHDPHDGVGGTGAFFLLLDEPEVYGLPPDPVVPTRDLARMFSRATTAAVALFAGAALAFVGRRR; from the coding sequence GTGGCAGGCAGGAACAGCCTCTTCGGGCCGGTGGACCCGGCCCGCGACGCCGGGTACGCCGACCCGCCGCCCCGCAAGGGCTTCTTCACCGACACGAGCGTGTGCATCGGCTGCAAGGCGTGCGAGGTCGCGTGCAAGGAGTGGAACCTCATCCCCGGCGGGGAGGACTACGACCTCCTCGGCCAGTCCTTCGACAACACCGGAGCACTCGGGGCCAACTCGTGGCGGCACGTCGCGTTCGTCGAGCAGCGGCGCCCGGCGGTGGACCTCGGGATGCCGGGCAGCGGACCGCCCGTCACCACCCCGGAGCCCACGGTCACCGCGCCGGACCTGCTCATGGCCGACGAGGACGACGCCGCGTCCGGCCTGCGCTGGCTCATGGCCTCCAACGTGTGCAAGCACTGCACCCACGCCGGCTGCCTCGACGTGTGCCCCACCGGCGCGCTGTTCCGCACGGAGTTCGGGACCGTCGTCGTCCAGGCGGACGTGTGCAACGGGTGCGGGTACTGCGTGGCCGCCTGCCCCTACGGCGTCATCGAGCGCCGCCGCGGCCCGCAGGGGGCACCGAACGTCGGCGTCGCCCAGAAGTGCACGCTGTGCTACGACCGGCTGGGGGACGGGCTCACCCCCGCGTGCGCGCAGGCCTGCCCCACGGAGTCGATCCAGTACGGCGACGTCGAGGAGCTGCGCGAGCGCGCGGAGCGGCGTCGGGAGGAGCTGCACGAGCAGGGCGTGGCCGAGGCCCGCCTCTACGGGCACGACCCGCACGACGGCGTCGGCGGCACGGGCGCCTTCTTCCTCCTCCTCGACGAGCCGGAGGTCTACGGCCTGCCCCCGGACCCGGTCGTCCCCACCCGCGACCTCGCCCGGATGTTCAGCAGGGCGACGACGGCCGCCGTCGCCCTGTTCGCGGGCGCCGCCCTCGCCTTCGTGGGACGCAGGCGATGA
- the fdhD gene encoding formate dehydrogenase accessory sulfurtransferase FdhD, with protein MRRTRRHKVVRLSAGGASSARSDVLAGEEPMELRVDGRAWTVTMRTPGEDFDLALGFLVSEGVVWDAGHVTAISYGAGVNPDGTSSYNVVDVRLAPGVAPPDTSHERHVYVSSSCGICGTASIDAVTRVARVPVADDVRVPLGELLAMTERLRERQRLFADTGGVHAAGLFRLDDDGRAELLCLREDVGRHNAVDKVIGWALREHGLPLRRCVLQVSGRASFELVQKARMAGIAVLAAVSAPSAMSVELATEAGMTLVAFSRGDSANVYAGAERVLP; from the coding sequence GTGCGACGGACCAGAAGGCACAAGGTCGTGCGGCTCTCCGCCGGCGGCGCCTCCAGCGCGCGCAGCGACGTGCTCGCCGGCGAGGAGCCGATGGAGCTGCGGGTCGACGGCCGCGCGTGGACGGTGACGATGCGCACCCCCGGTGAGGACTTCGACCTCGCGCTCGGGTTCCTCGTCTCCGAGGGCGTCGTGTGGGACGCGGGGCACGTCACCGCGATCTCCTACGGCGCCGGGGTCAACCCGGACGGCACGTCGAGCTACAACGTCGTCGACGTCCGCCTCGCCCCCGGCGTCGCGCCCCCCGACACCTCCCACGAGCGGCACGTCTACGTGTCGAGCTCGTGCGGGATCTGCGGCACCGCCTCCATCGACGCCGTCACGCGCGTGGCGCGGGTCCCGGTCGCCGACGACGTCCGCGTCCCCCTCGGCGAGCTGCTCGCCATGACCGAGCGGCTGCGTGAGCGCCAGCGGCTCTTCGCCGACACCGGCGGGGTCCACGCCGCCGGTCTCTTCCGGCTCGACGACGACGGCCGGGCCGAGCTGCTGTGCCTGCGCGAGGACGTCGGCCGGCACAACGCCGTCGACAAGGTCATCGGCTGGGCGCTGCGGGAGCACGGCCTGCCGCTGCGGCGCTGCGTGCTCCAGGTGTCCGGCCGGGCGTCCTTCGAGCTCGTCCAGAAGGCGCGGATGGCGGGGATCGCGGTGCTCGCCGCGGTGAGCGCCCCCTCGGCGATGTCGGTGGAGCTCGCGACCGAGGCCGGCATGACGCTCGTCGCCTTCAGCCGCGGGGACTCCGCGAACGTCTACGCGGGGGCCGAGCGCGTCCTGCCCTGA
- the nrfD gene encoding NrfD/PsrC family molybdoenzyme membrane anchor subunit, whose protein sequence is MTATADRPRRPRTRRDRAGDQPVPEAEFTSYYGRQVVKPAPWDARIPLYMFFGGLAAGSSLLAAGAQLTGRPALRRAGRLGAAGGLAVSMALLVSDLGRPERFLNMLRTVKLTSPMSVGTWLLSIYGAPAALAALDEAAGLLPLPADARAVRLLRAAGRPAGVLAAVTAPPVAAYTAVLLSDTSTPSWRDAHGELPFVFCASAAASSGGLAMVLAPAAQAGPARRMAAAGALVELVAERVMERSMGLSAETLHTGRGGRWTRAAKALTAAGGLTALLAGRRRWAGVVGGAALVAGSLCTRMGVFEAGQASARDPRYTVVPQRERLTEGRPVRWTPPEAQGRTRSAPA, encoded by the coding sequence ATGACGGCGACGGCGGACCGCCCACGCCGCCCACGCACCCGGCGCGACCGGGCGGGGGACCAGCCGGTGCCCGAGGCGGAGTTCACCTCCTACTACGGACGCCAGGTGGTCAAGCCCGCGCCGTGGGACGCGCGCATCCCGCTCTACATGTTCTTCGGTGGGCTGGCTGCCGGGTCCTCGCTGCTCGCGGCCGGCGCCCAGCTCACCGGCCGCCCCGCGCTACGGAGGGCCGGGCGGCTCGGCGCCGCCGGAGGGCTGGCGGTGAGCATGGCGCTGCTCGTGAGCGACCTCGGCCGCCCCGAGCGGTTCCTCAACATGCTGCGCACGGTCAAGCTCACCTCCCCGATGTCGGTGGGGACGTGGCTGCTGAGCATCTACGGGGCGCCCGCGGCGCTCGCGGCCCTCGACGAGGCCGCCGGGCTCCTCCCGCTGCCCGCCGACGCCAGGGCGGTGCGGCTGCTGCGCGCCGCCGGCCGCCCCGCCGGGGTGCTCGCCGCCGTCACCGCCCCGCCGGTGGCCGCCTACACCGCCGTCCTCCTGTCCGACACCTCGACGCCGTCGTGGCGCGACGCGCACGGGGAGCTGCCCTTCGTCTTCTGCGCCTCCGCGGCGGCGTCCTCCGGCGGGCTGGCGATGGTTCTCGCACCCGCCGCGCAGGCCGGCCCGGCGCGCCGGATGGCCGCGGCGGGCGCGCTGGTCGAGCTCGTCGCGGAGCGGGTGATGGAACGGTCGATGGGGCTGTCGGCCGAGACGCTGCACACCGGACGCGGGGGGCGCTGGACGAGGGCGGCCAAGGCGCTGACCGCGGCCGGCGGCCTCACCGCGCTCCTCGCGGGCCGGCGCCGCTGGGCCGGGGTGGTCGGCGGTGCCGCGCTCGTGGCCGGCTCGTTGTGCACCCGGATGGGGGTCTTCGAGGCGGGGCAGGCCTCGGCGCGCGACCCGCGCTACACCGTCGTCCCCCAGCGTGAGCGCCTCACCGAGGGACGCCCGGTGCGCTGGACGCCGCCGGAGGCTCAGGGCAGGACGCGCTCGGCCCCCGCGTAG